A stretch of Sphingomonas sp. JUb134 DNA encodes these proteins:
- a CDS encoding sensor histidine kinase encodes MKSTGRPTIRTRRARRRPVASLQREALKNELGRLKVVVLELQHRARNLMAVIRTLASRTMAETRSSDDFIEAFDERLAALARVQDLLTRGETHAPITLGELVEAELRAIGYPEPGRSRERICVSATVDVQLPAASAQVLALVLHELATNALKYGALRHEGQVSIGWDVQGSGARERVRLEWQETCPVSIAPPSAGGGGYGRELIERALPFQFGAKTGYDFKPDGVHCTIDLPLDAGPQARS; translated from the coding sequence ATGAAATCGACGGGCCGACCCACGATTCGCACGCGCCGAGCGAGGCGCCGGCCCGTTGCGTCGCTGCAGAGGGAGGCGCTCAAGAACGAGCTGGGCCGCCTGAAAGTCGTGGTTCTCGAACTGCAACACCGCGCGCGCAATCTGATGGCGGTGATCCGTACGCTCGCCAGCCGCACCATGGCCGAGACCCGCTCGTCGGACGACTTCATCGAAGCCTTCGACGAGCGGCTGGCGGCGCTTGCCCGCGTGCAAGACCTGCTCACGCGCGGCGAGACCCATGCTCCGATCACGCTCGGGGAACTGGTGGAGGCCGAACTCCGGGCGATCGGCTATCCGGAACCAGGAAGGTCGCGCGAACGCATTTGCGTGTCGGCAACCGTCGACGTGCAACTGCCGGCCGCGTCCGCACAGGTTCTCGCGCTCGTGCTGCACGAACTCGCGACCAACGCACTGAAATACGGCGCCTTGCGGCACGAGGGGCAGGTATCGATCGGCTGGGATGTGCAGGGGAGCGGTGCGCGCGAACGCGTGAGGCTCGAATGGCAGGAGACGTGCCCCGTCTCCATCGCTCCGCCGTCGGCGGGCGGAGGCGGCTATGGGCGCGAACTGATCGAGCGGGCGCTTCCGTTCCAGTTCGGCGCGAAGACCGGCTACGATTTCAAACCCGATGGTGTCCATTGCACCATCGACCTG